Proteins co-encoded in one Juglans regia cultivar Chandler chromosome 16, Walnut 2.0, whole genome shotgun sequence genomic window:
- the LOC109006483 gene encoding GDSL esterase/lipase At5g55050-like — MAETSFAILLLSLATIILNVNADAGRPAVFILGDSTADVGTNNFLPGSQARADFPFNGVDFAFSIPTGRFSNGLNSADFLAKLLGYEKSPPPYLSTVNYSRYSLTRQALKGINFASGGSGIFRLTGQLPSDSPNGRKQNVIPMAEQIAQFESIRSSLMAAMGPLPTLRFLSKSLFFISIGSNDIFEYYRSNNNLSKERFFASLGFAYENQLKALLELGARKFGIISVPSIGCCPSQRLNSPNGGCLEELNDHARAFHTKIERILYRLSEEYQGMKYSLGNAFEMTINVIDNPLPYNFTNVKTACCGVGRLNAESNCNPNANLCSSRNNYLFWDLFHPTEAAAQLAAVTLFRGPTRFVAPINFSQLAQA; from the exons ATGGCAGAGACAAGCTTTGCCATTCTACTCTTATCCTTGGCGACGATTATCCTTAACGTTAATGCAGATGCAGGCAGGCCTGCTGTTTTTATACTTGGGGACTCGACAGCAGATGTTGGGACCAACAATTTCTTGCCAGGCAGCCAGGCAAGGGCTGACTTCCCTTTCAATGGCGTTGATTTTGCTTTCTCTATACCCACTGGAAGGTTTAGCAATGGCCTAAACAGTGCTGATTTTCTAG CCAAGCTACTGGGCTACGAGAAAAGTCCACCACCATATCTTTCAACTGTAAATTACTCACGTTATAGTCTAACGAGGCAAGCCTTAAAGGGTATAAACTTCGCCTCTGGAGGGTCCGGCATTTTTCGTCTGACAGGACAATTACCG TCTGATTCACCAAACGGCAGGAAACAGAATGTGATTCCAATGGCAGAGCAAATAGCGCAGTTTGAGAGTATTCGCAGCTCTCTTATGGCTGCAATGGGTCCCTTACCAACCTTAAGGTTTCTTTCCAAGTCTTTGTTCTTCATTAGTATTGGCAGCAATGATATCTTCGAATATTACCGTTCCAACAATAATTTATCAAAGGAACGCTTCTTCGCCAGTTTAGGATTCGCTTACGAGAACCAATTAAAG GCTCTACTCGAACTGGGAGCTAGGAAGTTTGGGATTATAAGTGTCCCGTCAATTGGCTGTTGTCCATCTCAAAGGCTCAATAGTCCTAACGGGGGTTGTTTGGAGGAGTTGAACGATCATGCAAGAGCTTTTCACACAAAGATTGAGAGAATCTTGTACAGGCTCAGCGAAGAATATCAAGGCATGAAGTACTCACTTGGAAACGCCTTCGAGATGACAATTAATGTCATAGACAACCCACTTCCATACA attttacgAACGTGAAGACTGCATGTTGTGGAGTTGGGAGGCTCAATGCAGAATCCAATTGCAATCCAAATGCAAATCTTTGTTCGAGTCGCAATAATTACTTGTTCTGGGATTTGTTCCACCCAACAGAGGCTGCTGCTCAACTGGCAGCAGTAACTCTCTTCAGAGGTCCCACAAGATTTGTAGCCCCTATCAACTTTTCTCAATTGGCCCAGGCGTAG